The following proteins are co-located in the Wenzhouxiangella marina genome:
- a CDS encoding SRPBCC family protein, with product MARRLLSILLALVIVIILVGFFLPREVTVQRTRLIDAPPERVHAVLEDLRYFSQWSPWYARTPDAGYRLEGPSSGPGATLSWQDERGSGAGRLWIVASQAPESIDLKLELGDTEADNFFRIGPADGGSSVTWGMRMRFGTFDLTGRYIGLMLPNLVGNDYREGLDRLADYLDAFPGSMPPVPEGIEASDFPSRPDGGS from the coding sequence ATGGCAAGACGTCTGCTGTCGATCCTGTTGGCCTTGGTGATCGTGATCATCCTGGTGGGCTTCTTCCTGCCGCGCGAAGTCACGGTGCAACGCACGCGCCTGATCGATGCGCCGCCGGAACGGGTCCACGCCGTGCTGGAGGACCTGCGCTACTTCAGCCAGTGGTCGCCCTGGTATGCGCGCACGCCGGACGCCGGCTACCGCCTGGAGGGGCCATCCTCCGGTCCGGGCGCGACCCTGAGCTGGCAGGACGAGCGCGGCAGCGGCGCCGGTCGCCTCTGGATCGTGGCCAGCCAGGCGCCGGAATCCATCGACCTGAAGCTCGAGCTCGGCGACACCGAGGCGGACAATTTCTTTCGCATTGGGCCTGCCGACGGGGGCAGCTCGGTGACCTGGGGCATGCGCATGCGTTTCGGCACCTTCGACCTGACCGGGCGCTACATCGGACTGATGCTTCCGAACCTGGTCGGCAATGATTACCGCGAAGGCCTGGATCGCCTGGCCGACTACCTCGACGCCTTCCCGGGCTCGATGCCCCCGGTTCCAGAGGGCATCGAAGCGAGCGACTTCCCGAGCCGTCCCGACGGCGGATCCTGA
- the mtnA gene encoding S-methyl-5-thioribose-1-phosphate isomerase gives MSSILPIDSPFEAPENGFQAIRFDGRVFHLLDQRELPARERWLQLDDLDSVIAAIRDLAVRGAPAIGITAAYGAVIRAREVGLERGPWLEGMARLEAARPTAVNLSWAVARMRRAAGEAERVDLARLEAEARAIHAEDIAANQAMARAGGSEIGACRGILTHCNTGSLATGGVGTALGVIIQAAKDGRVERVFADETRPWLQGSRLTAWELARAGVEARVLVEGAAAALMAAGEVQWVVVGADRIAANGDVANKIGTYALAVLARHHGVKMMVVAPSSTLDPAMENGQGIEIEQRAADEIWAAAGLTEAPAGFAAWNPVFDVTPGELIDCIVTEQGVHRPPYDFSGAR, from the coding sequence ATGAGCAGCATTCTCCCTATCGACAGCCCCTTCGAGGCCCCCGAGAACGGCTTCCAGGCCATTCGTTTCGACGGGCGCGTGTTTCACCTGCTGGATCAGCGGGAACTGCCGGCCCGCGAGCGCTGGCTGCAGCTCGATGATCTGGACTCGGTGATCGCCGCGATCCGCGATCTGGCCGTTCGCGGCGCCCCCGCCATCGGCATCACGGCAGCCTACGGCGCGGTGATCCGCGCCCGGGAAGTCGGGCTGGAGCGAGGCCCCTGGCTCGAAGGCATGGCCCGCCTGGAAGCTGCTCGTCCAACGGCGGTCAACCTCAGCTGGGCGGTGGCGCGGATGCGTCGGGCGGCGGGTGAGGCGGAGCGAGTCGATCTGGCGCGACTCGAAGCCGAGGCACGCGCCATCCACGCCGAAGACATCGCCGCCAACCAGGCCATGGCGCGGGCCGGCGGCTCGGAAATCGGTGCCTGCCGTGGCATCCTGACCCACTGCAATACCGGGTCCCTGGCCACCGGGGGCGTCGGGACCGCCCTTGGCGTGATCATCCAGGCCGCGAAGGATGGCCGGGTCGAGCGCGTCTTCGCGGACGAAACGCGCCCCTGGCTGCAGGGCTCGCGTCTTACTGCCTGGGAACTGGCCCGCGCCGGCGTCGAGGCCAGGGTGCTGGTGGAAGGGGCGGCCGCGGCGCTGATGGCCGCCGGTGAGGTGCAGTGGGTGGTGGTCGGTGCCGACCGCATCGCCGCCAACGGGGATGTGGCCAACAAGATCGGCACTTACGCACTGGCCGTTCTGGCCCGCCACCATGGGGTGAAGATGATGGTGGTCGCACCGTCCTCGACGCTCGATCCGGCCATGGAGAACGGCCAGGGGATCGAAATCGAGCAGCGCGCGGCCGACGAGATCTGGGCGGCCGCGGGCCTGACGGAAGCACCGGCCGGCTTTGCGGCCTGGAATCCGGTCTTCGACGTCACGCCGGGTGAATTGATCGACTGCATCGTGACCGAGCAGGGCGTTCATCGTCCGCCCTATGATTTCTCGGGTGCTCGCTGA
- a CDS encoding lysophospholipid acyltransferase family protein, whose protein sequence is MSESVRSFSPMMALYPLWQWLVFVPVAVLATLVGASLAVPTALLVSPRLANIYIAVPWCHVLAFFAPVRVDVEGLEHVDRDQSYVVVANHQSQFDIPVIYGFCGLDLRWVMKAELGKVPFIAQGCQAIGHIFVDRSDPDQARSAINRAVGRLKQGTGILFFAEGTRSRSGQLLAFKKGAFRVAIDQQMPILPMTVVGTRDVMPADSIRIRPGRTRLVIHPPIETEGMGIEDLRALRDRVRTTIGSALEPLDGP, encoded by the coding sequence ATGAGTGAATCGGTCCGATCCTTTTCGCCGATGATGGCCCTGTACCCCCTGTGGCAGTGGCTGGTCTTCGTGCCTGTCGCCGTGTTGGCCACCCTGGTCGGTGCCAGCCTGGCCGTGCCCACGGCGCTGCTCGTTTCACCCCGCCTGGCCAACATCTACATCGCCGTGCCCTGGTGCCATGTCCTGGCTTTCTTCGCCCCGGTGCGCGTCGATGTCGAAGGGCTCGAACACGTCGATCGGGATCAGAGCTATGTGGTCGTGGCCAATCACCAGAGCCAGTTCGATATTCCCGTGATCTACGGCTTCTGCGGGCTCGATCTGCGCTGGGTCATGAAGGCCGAGCTCGGCAAGGTGCCGTTCATCGCCCAGGGCTGTCAGGCCATCGGCCATATCTTCGTCGATCGCAGTGATCCCGATCAGGCGCGCTCGGCGATCAATCGAGCGGTCGGGCGTTTGAAGCAGGGCACCGGCATCCTGTTCTTCGCCGAGGGCACCCGCAGTCGCTCGGGCCAGTTGCTGGCCTTCAAGAAAGGGGCCTTCCGGGTCGCGATCGACCAGCAGATGCCGATTCTTCCGATGACCGTGGTCGGCACTCGCGACGTGATGCCGGCCGACTCGATCCGCATCCGGCCCGGTCGGACCCGTCTGGTGATTCACCCACCGATCGAAACCGAGGGCATGGGCATCGAAGATCTTCGTGCCCTGCGAGATCGAGTGCGAACGACCATCGGTAGCGCGCTCGAGCCCCTGGACGGTCCCTGA
- a CDS encoding UDP-2,3-diacylglucosamine diphosphatase codes for MSDRPVYLIADLHLDGDRSGTTKLLLDFLSGPGREARALYILGDLFEAWIGDDAMLPPAAAVATALRELGDHGVAVHFLAGNRDFLLGPAYCEHAGMTLLEAPVLLELAGGVVLLLHGDGLCTDDEEYQRFRKRVRNPEWQARMLARPIWFRRLLARLARALSQRRNRNKPAAIMDVNAQAVEDCMLEHGVRLLIHGHTHRPAIHDLDFDGEPGHRVVLGDWRADKGSAVRLDAAGVSLLELLPGEAGDVELTSVDQRPLPWSKASENG; via the coding sequence CTGAGTGATCGTCCCGTCTATCTGATCGCCGACCTGCATCTGGACGGCGATCGGTCCGGCACCACCAAGCTGCTGCTGGACTTTCTCTCCGGGCCGGGCCGCGAGGCCCGCGCCCTCTACATCCTCGGTGATCTCTTCGAAGCCTGGATCGGCGACGATGCCATGCTGCCGCCCGCGGCTGCCGTGGCCACCGCACTGCGCGAATTGGGCGATCATGGCGTGGCCGTGCATTTCCTGGCCGGCAATCGGGACTTTCTGCTGGGACCTGCGTACTGCGAGCACGCCGGCATGACACTGCTGGAAGCGCCCGTTCTCCTCGAGCTCGCCGGTGGCGTGGTGCTGTTGCTGCACGGCGACGGTCTGTGCACCGATGACGAGGAGTACCAGCGCTTTCGCAAGCGCGTCAGGAACCCCGAATGGCAGGCCCGCATGCTCGCCCGCCCGATCTGGTTCCGGCGGTTGCTGGCTCGACTGGCTCGAGCCCTGAGCCAGCGCCGCAACCGCAACAAGCCGGCCGCGATCATGGACGTCAATGCGCAGGCCGTCGAAGACTGCATGCTCGAACACGGGGTCCGACTGCTGATTCACGGCCATACGCACCGACCGGCGATTCATGACCTGGACTTCGACGGCGAGCCCGGCCACCGGGTGGTGCTGGGCGACTGGCGAGCCGACAAGGGCAGCGCGGTTCGTCTGGATGCGGCCGGCGTCAGCCTGCTCGAGCTGCTTCCTGGTGAAGCAGGCGACGTCGAGCTCACAAGCGTCGATCAACGCCCCCTGCCCTGGTCGAAAGCCTCAGAGAACGGCTGA
- a CDS encoding DUF2520 domain-containing protein: protein MPPRLHVLGAGRAARVLARWLADAGQCRIGQLVCRRRASAESAAAFIGQGQVAVRPGPMAADDWLLIGLPDDLLDQHEVQELRSRSEQPMLAFHLSGARSAELIRGVAREVASLHPARAFADPERALAQMPGTWFTAEGDDAALECLGACIRAAGGCWQTVEAEAKPAYHAATVVASNYLVTLTGLARRLAAEAGLAPESAAALIEVLQRGTLANLSERPAASALTGPIERGDAGQVERLQAVMEQACPDRVGLLRELGLATLELAIERRGPGSKDAKMLETFTSRSD from the coding sequence ATGCCGCCGCGTCTGCACGTCCTGGGGGCGGGGCGCGCCGCCAGAGTGCTGGCGCGCTGGCTGGCCGATGCCGGACAGTGCCGGATCGGGCAACTGGTCTGTCGGCGACGCGCATCGGCAGAATCCGCGGCCGCCTTCATCGGCCAGGGCCAGGTCGCAGTCCGTCCGGGACCGATGGCCGCCGACGATTGGCTGCTGATCGGGCTCCCCGATGACCTGCTCGATCAGCACGAGGTTCAGGAACTGCGAAGCCGGTCGGAGCAACCGATGCTGGCCTTTCATCTGTCCGGAGCGCGGTCGGCCGAGCTGATTCGAGGCGTGGCCCGGGAGGTCGCATCGCTGCATCCGGCTCGGGCCTTTGCCGATCCCGAGCGTGCCCTTGCGCAGATGCCCGGCACCTGGTTCACCGCCGAAGGCGATGACGCGGCCCTCGAGTGCCTGGGCGCCTGCATTCGCGCGGCCGGCGGGTGCTGGCAGACCGTCGAGGCCGAGGCCAAGCCTGCCTACCATGCCGCCACCGTCGTCGCCAGCAACTACCTGGTGACCCTGACGGGCCTGGCGCGTCGCCTGGCGGCCGAAGCGGGGCTGGCGCCCGAATCCGCGGCGGCCCTGATCGAGGTGCTGCAGCGTGGCACCCTGGCCAATCTAAGCGAGCGGCCGGCCGCTTCTGCCCTGACCGGGCCCATCGAGCGTGGGGACGCGGGCCAGGTGGAGCGTCTGCAGGCGGTCATGGAACAGGCCTGCCCGGATCGCGTCGGCCTGCTGCGCGAGTTGGGCCTGGCCACCCTGGAGCTGGCGATCGAGCGCCGAGGTCCGGGCTCGAAGGATGCGAAGATGCTCGAGACCTTTACCAGTCGCTCAGATTGA
- a CDS encoding class II fumarate hydratase, whose product MSEFRTERDSMGELQVPSEALWGAQTQRAVNNFPISGRPMPAPFIRALGLIKRACAEANRDLDLLDAELASAIIAAAGRVADNEFDAHFPVDVYQTGSGTSSNMNANEVIATLARQAGAEQVHPNDHVNMSQSSNDVIPTAIQVSGCLGVAEQLLPSIKHFRQVLDQRAEELAGVAKTGRTHLMDAMPVTLGQELATWSQQMASAEQRLGDALSRMRRLPQGGTAVGTGINAHPEFGGRVAAHLASATGFEFESADNKFEGIATQDAAVELSGQLKTLAVSLMKIANDLRWMNSGPLAGLGEIELEALQPGSSIMPGKVNPVIPEAVCMVAARVMGNDSTITVAGQAGNFQLNVMLPLVGATLLESIGILGNAIRLLADRGVATFKVREDTLNQALARNPILVTALNRVIGYEKGAALAKQAYKEGRSILDVAEEMTDLSRAELETLLDPLKLTDGGL is encoded by the coding sequence ATGAGCGAATTTCGTACCGAACGCGACAGCATGGGCGAGCTGCAGGTGCCCAGCGAGGCCCTGTGGGGCGCCCAGACCCAGCGCGCCGTCAACAATTTCCCGATCAGCGGCCGCCCGATGCCGGCGCCGTTCATTCGTGCCCTGGGCCTGATCAAGCGGGCCTGTGCCGAAGCCAACCGCGATCTCGATCTCCTCGACGCCGAGCTGGCCTCGGCGATCATTGCTGCCGCAGGCCGTGTGGCCGACAACGAGTTCGATGCGCACTTCCCGGTGGACGTCTACCAGACCGGCTCGGGCACGAGCTCGAACATGAACGCCAACGAGGTCATCGCCACGCTGGCCCGCCAGGCCGGTGCGGAGCAAGTGCACCCGAACGATCACGTCAACATGAGCCAGAGCTCCAACGACGTGATTCCGACCGCAATCCAGGTCAGTGGCTGCCTCGGCGTGGCCGAACAGCTGCTGCCATCGATCAAGCACTTCCGTCAGGTGCTGGACCAGCGCGCCGAGGAGCTGGCGGGCGTGGCCAAGACGGGTCGGACCCATTTGATGGACGCCATGCCGGTCACCCTGGGTCAGGAACTGGCGACCTGGAGCCAGCAGATGGCCAGCGCCGAACAGCGGCTCGGTGACGCCCTGTCCCGGATGCGGCGCCTGCCGCAGGGCGGCACGGCGGTCGGCACGGGCATCAATGCCCATCCTGAATTCGGCGGCCGCGTGGCCGCTCATCTGGCCTCGGCCACCGGCTTCGAGTTCGAGTCGGCCGACAACAAGTTCGAAGGCATCGCCACCCAGGACGCGGCGGTGGAACTGTCCGGCCAGCTCAAGACCCTGGCGGTCAGCCTGATGAAGATCGCCAATGACCTGCGCTGGATGAATTCCGGCCCGCTGGCCGGCCTGGGTGAGATCGAGCTCGAAGCCCTGCAGCCGGGCAGCTCGATCATGCCGGGCAAGGTCAATCCGGTGATTCCGGAGGCCGTGTGCATGGTCGCAGCCCGGGTGATGGGCAACGACAGCACGATCACCGTCGCCGGCCAGGCCGGCAACTTCCAGCTCAACGTCATGCTGCCCCTCGTCGGCGCCACTCTGCTCGAGAGCATCGGCATCCTCGGCAACGCCATTCGTCTGCTGGCCGACCGTGGTGTGGCCACCTTCAAGGTGCGCGAGGACACCCTCAACCAGGCGCTGGCTCGCAATCCCATCCTGGTCACCGCACTCAATCGGGTCATCGGCTACGAAAAGGGCGCGGCCCTGGCCAAGCAGGCCTACAAGGAAGGGCGTTCGATCCTGGATGTGGCCGAAGAGATGACCGACCTGTCCCGCGCCGAACTGGAAACCCTTCTCGATCCTCTCAAGTTGACCGACGGCGGGCTCTGA
- a CDS encoding Hsp20 family protein, whose amino-acid sequence MTTFDLSPLYRTAIGFDRLADMLSSAARVDSGANSYPPYNIESLGEDRYRITMAVAGFAQNELSIETERNTLTIAGAKTESESSEQGEFLHRGIATRSFERRFQLADHVEVSSARLENGLLHIELKRELPEQMKPRKIEIGSGTSRLIEGERDAKAA is encoded by the coding sequence ATGACCACGTTCGATCTTTCACCCCTGTACCGCACGGCCATCGGCTTCGACCGCCTGGCTGACATGCTCTCGTCGGCCGCTCGCGTCGATTCCGGCGCCAACAGCTATCCGCCCTACAACATCGAGTCGCTGGGCGAGGATCGCTACCGCATCACGATGGCGGTGGCTGGCTTCGCGCAGAACGAGCTCAGCATCGAAACCGAGCGCAACACCTTGACCATTGCCGGCGCCAAGACGGAAAGCGAATCCAGCGAGCAGGGCGAATTCCTGCACCGCGGAATCGCCACCCGCAGCTTCGAACGGCGCTTCCAGCTGGCCGATCATGTCGAAGTGTCTTCGGCCCGCCTGGAGAACGGTCTCCTGCACATCGAGCTGAAGCGTGAGCTGCCCGAGCAGATGAAGCCGCGCAAGATCGAGATCGGCAGCGGCACCAGCCGCCTGATCGAAGGCGAGCGCGACGCCAAGGCCGCCTGA
- a CDS encoding NAD(P)/FAD-dependent oxidoreductase has protein sequence MSIFDVLVIGAGWSGLTAAQALSAKGLKLAVLEKGRGPGGRCATRRQGGFSFDHGTQYFTARSSGFARQVDAWVHDGLVETWTPRIRTFGQRPADAGSSPDRRLVAAPGMNSVLSSLASGLDCRFGQRVISMRYEGDWTVVLDSGEQLQARAVVLTAPPAQAADLLGAEHPLSQRLRQVPMEPTWALMVGFDALPDPGFDAAFDNDGPLAWLVANSSKPGRSACAWVAHADLAWSRAHLEDDRDLVAEQLLEALALRLDLGRLRPEFCTAHRWRYAQSSAPLDVGCLWQPDQRLALAGDWCAGNRVEGAWSSGRQAAEQLSAVL, from the coding sequence ATGTCTATATTCGATGTTCTGGTCATCGGGGCCGGCTGGTCCGGCCTGACCGCAGCCCAGGCTCTTTCCGCCAAGGGCTTGAAGCTCGCCGTGCTCGAGAAGGGCCGGGGGCCGGGCGGACGCTGTGCCACCCGGCGTCAGGGCGGTTTCTCCTTCGATCACGGGACCCAGTACTTCACGGCGCGCTCCAGCGGCTTTGCACGACAAGTCGATGCCTGGGTCCACGATGGCCTGGTCGAGACCTGGACGCCACGGATCCGGACCTTCGGTCAGCGTCCCGCCGATGCGGGCTCGAGCCCCGATCGGCGCCTGGTCGCCGCCCCGGGCATGAATTCGGTGCTGTCCAGCCTGGCCTCCGGACTTGACTGCCGCTTTGGCCAGCGTGTCATCTCAATGCGCTACGAAGGCGATTGGACCGTGGTCCTGGACAGCGGCGAGCAACTCCAGGCGCGCGCCGTGGTATTGACCGCACCCCCGGCCCAGGCCGCCGATCTTCTCGGTGCCGAGCATCCACTCTCGCAACGCTTGCGGCAGGTGCCGATGGAGCCGACCTGGGCCCTGATGGTCGGCTTCGACGCGCTCCCGGACCCGGGCTTCGACGCGGCCTTCGACAACGACGGCCCGTTGGCCTGGCTGGTCGCGAATTCCAGCAAACCGGGTCGCTCCGCCTGCGCCTGGGTCGCCCATGCCGATCTGGCCTGGAGCCGTGCACACCTCGAGGATGATCGCGACCTGGTGGCTGAACAACTGCTCGAGGCCCTCGCTCTCAGACTGGATCTCGGCCGCCTGCGTCCCGAGTTCTGCACCGCCCATCGCTGGCGCTATGCGCAGAGTTCCGCGCCCCTGGATGTCGGTTGTCTCTGGCAGCCGGATCAGAGGCTGGCCCTGGCGGGGGACTGGTGTGCCGGGAACCGTGTCGAAGGGGCCTGGTCGAGCGGGCGCCAGGCGGCCGAGCAGCTGTCAGCCGTTCTCTGA
- a CDS encoding rhomboid family intramembrane serine protease has protein sequence MQLHVPDPDYTGSPRAIRSFWLAVRLVVGLLIVIWAVFGFERLMAIDLTQFGLRPRELAGLLGLATTPLLHGNFSHLMSNTLPLFVGGVAMLFLYPVAALRAFPLIYVGSSGLAWLFARSSLHIGASGLIYGILAFVFVSGLIRRDLRSVGVSLMIWLLYGSMIWGVLPTGSGTSWELHLSGAAVGLVLAFLLERHDRPPLKRYDWEDESEFEEGEDEQPWRDWH, from the coding sequence ATGCAGCTGCACGTCCCCGACCCCGACTACACGGGCTCCCCCCGGGCCATACGCAGCTTCTGGCTCGCGGTCCGTCTCGTGGTCGGCCTGCTGATCGTGATCTGGGCCGTGTTCGGCTTCGAGCGCCTGATGGCCATCGATCTGACCCAGTTCGGGCTCCGTCCGCGCGAGTTGGCGGGCCTCCTCGGACTGGCGACCACGCCGCTGCTGCACGGCAATTTCAGTCACCTGATGTCCAACACCCTGCCGCTGTTCGTCGGCGGGGTGGCGATGCTCTTCCTGTACCCGGTGGCAGCCCTGCGAGCCTTTCCCCTGATCTACGTGGGCAGTTCGGGCCTGGCCTGGTTGTTCGCTCGCTCGAGTCTGCACATCGGCGCCAGTGGTCTGATCTACGGAATTCTGGCCTTCGTCTTCGTGTCGGGCCTGATCCGTCGAGACCTGCGTTCGGTCGGGGTGTCGCTGATGATCTGGTTGCTCTACGGTTCGATGATCTGGGGCGTGCTCCCGACCGGCTCGGGAACGAGCTGGGAGCTGCATCTGAGCGGCGCCGCGGTGGGCCTGGTGCTGGCCTTTCTGCTCGAGCGTCACGATCGGCCGCCGCTCAAGCGCTACGATTGGGAGGACGAGTCCGAGTTCGAAGAGGGCGAGGACGAGCAGCCCTGGCGGGACTGGCACTGA
- the greB gene encoding transcription elongation factor GreB, which yields MGRWRPPVRPSSPYITAEGHRRLQDELKTLWVERREVVAAVTAAAAEGDRSENAEYIYRKKQLRGIDGRIRYLQKRLDVVEVVRQRPADPERVFFGARVRLAEASGQEVQYRIVGADETDAQQGWISIDSPVARALLGRRLDEEVDVPTPSGPRRLLIVDIAYA from the coding sequence ATGGGACGCTGGCGCCCGCCGGTCCGGCCCTCGAGCCCGTACATCACGGCCGAGGGCCATCGCCGTCTGCAGGACGAGCTCAAGACCCTGTGGGTCGAACGGCGTGAAGTCGTCGCCGCGGTCACTGCGGCGGCGGCGGAGGGCGACCGCTCCGAGAACGCCGAGTACATCTACCGCAAGAAGCAGCTGCGGGGCATCGATGGTCGAATCCGCTACCTCCAGAAGCGACTCGATGTCGTCGAAGTCGTGCGCCAGCGTCCGGCCGATCCCGAGCGCGTGTTCTTCGGCGCTCGGGTCCGTCTGGCCGAGGCGTCGGGCCAGGAGGTGCAGTACCGCATCGTGGGTGCCGACGAGACGGATGCCCAGCAGGGCTGGATCTCGATCGACTCGCCGGTCGCGCGGGCGCTGCTCGGTCGGCGTCTGGACGAGGAGGTGGACGTACCGACGCCCTCGGGACCGCGCCGGCTGCTGATCGTCGACATCGCCTACGCTTGA
- the lysS gene encoding lysine--tRNA ligase, producing the protein MTDVNKTDGELAVDDNRLIAERREKLHQLREQGQAYPNDWRTDQTARSLHRRFEDAERWDQAALEGLGETFRLAGRIMSRRIMGKAAFVHIQDGSGERIQIYLRRDDLPEGVYQSFKSWDIGDLIGVAGQAMRTRTGELSVHASELRLLVKSLRPLPEKWHGLTDQETRYRQRYVDLIVNPEVRQTFVRRFEVIRAIRQFMDAQGFLEVETPMMHHIPGGATARPFVTHHNALDLDLYLRVAPELHLKRLVVGGLEQVYEINRNFRNEGVSTRHNPEFTMLEFYWAHADYHDLIRLTEQMLQSVVAILPGIEGGKVEYQGQVLDFSGHFRQLSVTEAVLKHFPELEAKDVRDVERLREVCRAKDIHVESSWGWGRLLMELFEARVEDTLIQPTFVTGYPVEVSPLSRRNDEDPELADRFELFIAGREIANGFSELNDPEDQAERFRAQVEARDAGDAEAMHFDHDYIRALEYGMPPAAGEGVGIDRLVMLLTDSPSIRDVLLFPYLRPESAPGS; encoded by the coding sequence ATGACCGATGTCAACAAGACCGATGGCGAGCTCGCCGTCGACGACAACCGCCTGATCGCCGAGCGGCGCGAGAAACTGCACCAGCTGCGCGAGCAGGGCCAGGCCTATCCCAATGACTGGCGGACCGACCAGACGGCCCGCAGTCTGCACCGGCGTTTCGAGGATGCCGAGCGCTGGGACCAGGCCGCGCTGGAAGGTCTGGGCGAGACCTTCCGACTGGCCGGGCGCATCATGAGCCGTCGGATCATGGGCAAGGCGGCCTTCGTGCACATCCAGGATGGGTCGGGTGAGCGCATCCAGATCTATCTGCGTCGCGATGATCTGCCCGAGGGCGTCTATCAGAGTTTCAAGTCCTGGGACATCGGCGATCTGATCGGCGTGGCCGGGCAGGCGATGCGCACGCGGACCGGTGAGCTCAGCGTCCACGCCAGCGAGCTGCGCCTTCTGGTCAAGTCGCTGCGCCCGCTGCCGGAAAAGTGGCACGGCCTGACCGATCAGGAGACCCGCTACCGCCAGCGCTACGTGGACCTGATCGTCAATCCCGAAGTGCGTCAGACCTTCGTGCGTCGCTTCGAAGTCATCCGTGCGATTCGCCAGTTCATGGACGCCCAGGGTTTTCTCGAGGTCGAAACGCCGATGATGCACCACATTCCCGGTGGCGCCACGGCGCGGCCCTTCGTGACCCATCACAACGCTCTGGATCTCGACCTCTACCTGCGCGTCGCGCCGGAGCTGCACCTGAAGCGGCTCGTGGTCGGTGGCCTCGAGCAGGTCTACGAGATCAACCGGAATTTCCGCAACGAGGGCGTCTCGACCCGGCACAACCCCGAGTTCACCATGCTCGAGTTCTACTGGGCGCACGCCGACTACCATGACCTGATCCGACTGACCGAGCAGATGCTGCAATCCGTGGTGGCGATCCTTCCCGGCATCGAGGGTGGCAAGGTCGAATACCAGGGTCAGGTGCTCGATTTCTCGGGCCACTTCCGCCAGCTCAGCGTGACCGAAGCGGTGCTGAAACACTTCCCGGAGCTCGAAGCCAAGGACGTTCGCGATGTGGAGCGTCTGCGCGAGGTCTGCCGCGCCAAGGACATCCACGTCGAATCGTCCTGGGGCTGGGGGCGCCTGTTGATGGAGCTGTTCGAGGCGCGCGTCGAGGACACCCTGATCCAGCCCACCTTCGTGACCGGCTACCCGGTCGAGGTGTCGCCCCTGTCGCGTCGCAATGACGAGGATCCGGAACTGGCCGACCGCTTCGAGCTGTTCATCGCCGGGCGCGAGATCGCCAACGGCTTCTCGGAGCTGAACGATCCCGAAGACCAGGCCGAGCGTTTCCGCGCCCAGGTCGAGGCCCGGGACGCCGGAGACGCCGAGGCCATGCACTTCGATCACGACTACATCCGCGCGCTCGAATACGGCATGCCGCCGGCGGCGGGCGAGGGCGTGGGCATCGATCGCCTGGTGATGCTGCTGACCGATTCGCCATCGATCCGCGACGTGCTGCTGTTCCCCTACCTGCGACCGGAAAGCGCGCCGGGCTCCTGA
- a CDS encoding peptidylprolyl isomerase, which translates to MAAEAETETEPKEYPQVILHTNHGAITIELFEDAAPKSVENFLQYARDGHYDGTLFHRVISNFMIQGGGFDTDFNQKATREPIDNEADNGLSNDRGTLAMARTNDPHSATSQFFINVTDNAFLNHRSKHSGQTWGYAVFGRVVDGMDVVDAIRQVATGSRGMHQNVPVEDVIIERVEIPE; encoded by the coding sequence ATGGCAGCCGAGGCCGAAACCGAGACCGAACCGAAGGAGTATCCGCAAGTGATCCTGCACACCAACCATGGCGCCATCACCATCGAGCTGTTCGAAGATGCCGCGCCGAAGTCCGTCGAGAACTTCCTCCAGTATGCCCGCGACGGCCACTACGACGGCACCCTGTTCCACCGCGTCATTTCCAACTTCATGATCCAGGGCGGCGGTTTCGATACGGACTTCAACCAGAAGGCCACCCGTGAGCCGATCGACAACGAGGCCGACAACGGCCTGTCGAACGACCGCGGCACCCTGGCCATGGCACGGACCAACGACCCGCATTCGGCCACCTCGCAGTTCTTCATCAACGTGACCGACAACGCCTTCCTGAACCACCGCTCCAAGCACTCGGGTCAGACCTGGGGCTATGCGGTCTTCGGCCGCGTGGTCGACGGCATGGACGTGGTCGATGCGATCCGCCAGGTCGCCACCGGCTCCAGAGGCATGCACCAGAACGTCCCGGTCGAGGACGTGATCATCGAGCGGGTCGAAATCCCTGAGTGA